atttttttaaaaaaaaaattcattctctccatgcttttaaaaaaaagaggGAAGAAGGGGGGTTTTCCCTTCTAGGTTTTAACCTAGAAACCGGCCAAGCTCCGGTACACGCCCGCCGTGGCTCCGCCATACGCGGTCGCCGGAGGTTACCAAAATCGAGCCTTTTGACCTCCTTTtactccattttctttttcttttaaaagatctaaaaaagaaaaaaactttaaaacatttaGTTAAGAAAATAGGCGAGAAAACAGCATGCAAGAACACCTTCACCGCTTTTTTTGAATCATCGACAGAACCCCGTAGGTTCTTAGGTATTCAAATATCAGCAGTGTTCGGCCGGGGAAGATCAATCGACAGGTATGGTTTCTAACTATTTGTTATTATTGTTGCTTTAAAATAAGACGAAAATcgtaaaaaataaagaaaaggaacaaCCTTTGGAGTTTTAGTCTGATTTATCTTTCAAagtttttttgtattgattttctgTATTCGTTTCCTATCCTTTTTTCTGTGAAGGTTACATTGACATTTTTATGGCTATATAGCCGAACATATGTTTAGTTTAATATCATCTCTATTTCCTATGCCTTTGCTGTTTTCGCTTCTTTTCTTCTGTTCTGTTTTCGCCTTTTGTTCTGTTGTCTTGTTTTTGTTTCCCTTTTTGCTTTCTTTTGCAGGTGCATAAGGGGTCAACGAGGCGTGGGCGGCCGTTTTAGTGCAACGGGGCAGAGAGGGGCCGAACCTCGGGCGTCAGATGATCCGACGGCGCACATGGGAAGGGTACGGCGCTAAGGGGGGCTAGGGTTTCAAAATTGGTTTGGGTTTTGGGCCTATCGGGCTACTTgggttttgggctagggttttaaaaatttttttaggccatttgtggattgtttttttttgttgatattttttgtttttgtttaaacgGGCTGGCAAAATTGGGCCCATACAAATATCTTATTAGTTTGGTAGTTTACAAAATGTTTGACATGtgtctaattattatttttgtagacttgtatatgaatcactatatagtaaaagtttatattaaaattcttGAAGGATTAAGAATATTAGAAGCATACATAAATTTCCAAGAAAATGTTCAATACAGTTGTATAAATATTTAGATGACTTGATTTGAACATATATATTAGTATAAAATGattcaaaatacctatttgtattcTTTATATAAAGATCGTGATCAAAATTTGCTAtgattattattgaaatttttaaagagatcaaaatatatttcctcaaAATTTTTCATTACTCATAACTCTAAAAAAGATaatgatataaatgcttagcaaatccATTAAAGTGATTatttgaaaagctagtattcaaTATAAGAATATTTAGAATTTGAGATATTATGTGATTTTGTCATGAGGGAGAATAAATTCGCACTGTATTTTTTTCCCCTTGATTGATGTTTGGACCCATTAGATTTTCTTGATAAGGTTTTTTTTGCATAGATTTTTATCTTAGTAAAGATTTAATGAGTCACATTATCTATCAATAGACAACTAATGAAAGTGTTATGAATATTTCATTATTAAATAGATGTCCATTATAATCAAAATAAGTTTGATATACTTACGACTCTAAAAATCATTAGAAGTAGAGTTTTATATTGTATAAactttttatgtttataaatataaattttggaaaaattttgtagaCATCCGTAGCGATCAATAAAATACATATCTATCTTTTGTTCTCTTATTTCTCTagttatttccttttttattcttttattttataacaatttttaaatttttaaaattttaataagaaatatTGAGGATAAAAAAGAGTTGCATAAATGTCTCCAAATCCATTTTTGCTTCTTTCTTGGCCATTAAAGTAACCTATTTGTGGCCATAAATTTAACTTTAGACTGGTCCAAGATTAGGATGTTTTTATTTCACTAGCCCCTATTTGCTGGTCAAATTTCTGTTTGACCCAattgaatattttcttttttcaaaaaaaataaaatttgtagaTCTGCCTAATTATCGCCGTGACGAGGAATGTAAGTTTTATTACGAGTAAATTAAGTCTCTTACAATACTAAAGTTACATAAAGTATTTATTGGTGTAAGGGAGGTTGTTGACATTGATAGAGATGCAAAAATCGACACAACTATTATGGATGatataaaaatttgttaaaatttgcGACTTTATTAGAGAGTTTAGGAATGAATTTTGGTTGTGTTGATTATGTTTGtgaacttttttcttttattttttttacttatgagGTACTTTATAATGGGAATGTTGTGATAAGATGTAGGATATTAGTTCAGGGCATTGTTAGAGCCAACTTGAAAGGATTAGATGAGGTGCTTGTTAAATTTGGATTTGATGGATTGGCGAGTGTCATCAAGAACCCTTCCTAATATACCTTTAGCAGATTGTACGAGCTCACTTAGTGTAACGTGATGTTAGGTGAGACATGTTGATCTTTTGGTGAGAACAAGATTATGAGGCTAACCTTTGCGATGTATGAGACTATATGTCGTCGAATTTCTATAATAGTTAAATGTTCTAATGAGAGAATTCAACAAAATCTAATCTTGAATTATAAAAAGAAGGAGAAGAAAAGTCTCATTTTGTAGTAATTTAGATGTATATGATGACATTATGTATATTATGTGGATACATATGAGAGTTATTTGAATCTATGATACGAGTATTTGTGCTTAAATCTCTCGCATTCGAACCTACTCtcaaacatcatatatatatatatatatatatatatgcacaccGAATTATCTCTTCAAAAGGATTAAGTTTAGTTTATCATGGTATATGAAAAGCATGCAATAGGAAGAAAGTTACATGTGAAGACCTATTGTATATGTATAATATCTAATACCAAACGTGATCTTGAAATTTAACTTTGGGATCATTTGTTTTTAGTTATACAAATCGTATTGGatgatttttatgaataaattatataGTATTATACTTTAATATAGAGAGGTCCAATCTGATTAActgcaaaagaaataaaaataataattactcaaGTCTATGAATTTGAAAGGTACGCATATATTAAATTAATCTATGATTATTTTACGGATGAAAATTAATTGGGTGCCGACGTttgaaaaaatgataataataattttcattttcatttttttttataatatgtattcgaataacaatataaacataattttttttaaaataaatatatttatataaaaattattgtgtGGTGTATtaagtgaaaatttttaattactatGTATCTCatttaaatatgaattaaatagAGCTAactatttgaaattaaaaaatacaacaaaTAATTATCCtccatataaaataataataataataataatagtatccaCTACCCATTTTAAAATCCGGAATAAAATTTAGCGGACTTTGGATTCTTTTGAGTGAGCAAAGAAAGAAGAGACAAGGCCTGTTAGGGGAACGGTGTCACGTTTGCCTCGAGTAATACTAATTTATGATGGAAGCTTCTCTCAGCTCAGCTAATCAATAAACAAGATGATTGGAATTACAAGCCCTGTCTTTTGacttgtgttttttattttttattttttctctctatATTAATATCTCGATCAGTGTCCCAAAACCAATTTGCACAAAGTCTATGTTTCGGGGAAAAACTTAAGTAGCCACCATCACCTTTCACCCCCACAGTTTTTGAAACAAACTTTGTTGGTCTGGTTTTCCAATACCCAAAGATCATGGTAAGGGCTCCTTGTTGTGACAAGGCTAATGTGAAGAAAGGACCTTGGTCACCTGAAGAAGATGCTAAGCTGAAAGAGTATATACAGAAACATGGAACTGGAGGGAACTGGATTGCTCTCCCACAAAAAGCTGGTGAGCTTTTAAGCAACTCTAACTGATCCTATATTATCAACCTCTAAATTAAAAAGTCTTTTCTGTAGCTgttgttttttttatcttttttttttttaggcctTAAGAGATGTGGGAAAAGTTGCAGATTGAGATGGCTTAACTATCTCAGGCCTAATATTAAACATGGAGAGTTCTCTGACGATGAAGATAGGATAATCTGCACTCTCTTTGCAAGCATTGGTAGCAGGTATTAAGCACCCATTTTTTAGATAAAATTTGCTACTTTTAGATAAAATTTCTCCCATTTTTTTTCCATGCATGCCGTTTTTAGTTTCTCAAGTGTTCTAATGGAACTTAACTCATCATGAGCTGCAACAGGTGGTCAATTATAGCAGCTCAGTTGCCAGGCAGGACTGATAATGATATCAAGAACTACTGGAACACGAAGCTAAAGAAGAAACTCTTTGGCATGGTTCCCCAATCTCAAAGGAAACCTCATCAGATTCCCCATGCTAGCTTTTCATCTCTTCTACAATCATCTTCCCCTTCATCCCCATCCCCATCCTCATCATCGCCATTACTCTACAATTGCAGCAACAACACCTACCACACACCAGCTAGATCTTTTTCATGCTTTGAAGCATCATATTCCTCAAGTTTCTCAAACAGCAGTGCTTCTTGTGTAAATGCTGCATCAGTTCTTCAACCGCAGGAGAGTTTTTTGGGTCAAATCCAGCATTATCAACTGCATGATAATGGTGTCCAAATGTTTGGGGGGGAAACTAGTTGTAGTTCTTCTGATGGGAGTTGcagcaaccaaatcagccacaacaaAGAATTAGAGAATAGCAATGGTACATTATATGATGGTGATCATCAACAATTTGGGATGTACAGTTATAATAATTTCTACAGTGAAGCTGCTGATGGAAGCCAGAAGCTGATGATGGCATTAAATGGGGATCATGGTACTGATGGATGGTCTGATCATCATAAGTCATCAAATGGATTGTTGGATGAAACTGAAACACCTTTAGATTATGGGATTGAGGGAATTAAGCAGCTAATAAGTACGACTAGTAGTTGTAACagctttattttttatgaaaacaaagAAGATGAAAATCTTTTGTACTATTGATCTGACTTTGACCGTGTAAAATCACATGGATTTGAAGGATAAGGGGGGAGGGAATGGGCT
This window of the Gossypium hirsutum isolate 1008001.06 chromosome A09, Gossypium_hirsutum_v2.1, whole genome shotgun sequence genome carries:
- the LOC121206197 gene encoding transcription factor RAX2, coding for MVRAPCCDKANVKKGPWSPEEDAKLKEYIQKHGTGGNWIALPQKAGLKRCGKSCRLRWLNYLRPNIKHGEFSDDEDRIICTLFASIGSRWSIIAAQLPGRTDNDIKNYWNTKLKKKLFGMVPQSQRKPHQIPHASFSSLLQSSSPSSPSPSSSSPLLYNCSNNTYHTPARSFSCFEASYSSSFSNSSASCVNAASVLQPQESFLGQIQHYQLHDNGVQMFGGETSCSSSDGSCSNQISHNKELENSNGTLYDGDHQQFGMYSYNNFYSEAADGSQKLMMALNGDHGTDGWSDHHKSSNGLLDETETPLDYGIEGIKQLISTTSSCNSFIFYENKEDENLLYY